tttctaaaacctCCGTATTTGTGTTttgaagtatttatattatctattaaCAATAAAGTGTGCCTAATCTTCATATTTTCTTGATGATTAAAACCACTTGAAAAGTAAACACTTGAACAATCGATGTTTCTTGTCATCAATCAATATAACCTTGTACTACAAAAGTCTgcaatagtaattaattaaaatggatTTCTACGTAAAAACAAGAATCGAATTATCCTATTTTTTCACACTGTATTTAAAGTGATTTATAGTCATAAACTTAACAATTGGATGAgaagacatttaaaataaaacctgtttacaaattatatttctagttCATGATGCAACAAGTgcccatttatttattttacccatCGAAAAGTAAAATAGAGGAATTAAGAACCATTGTAATATGCCAAAGTAATAGAAACTCATACAAATTTACTTAAAACGTCATTAATCGAGTTATCAATTAGACTAATGgttctattattaaaattaccaGTTCGCACACGTGAGACCtatcttgttttgttaattaattttaaagtattttgagTCCAATGCTATGTAGATAGAGttcaaaatatcattatttattcgCACACTTAACATTTTTTGAATGATCAGTCTTAGGGCGTTTATATGACACCTtatcaaagttataattatGCTGATAGCCAAGCTTTAGATACTACCACCTATCTGAAATCGTCTTTGGTTTTTCCACCTGCTACCTAAAACAGGCTGAAGAGGAATTTCCACGTAATCTTGCATGTTTAATTGATTCTTTCCAAGAAGAAAAGCATGATTAGTTATATGACTGTGAgcaattaggtacctacctaattctTATCATGACTATCGACTTAacaatatatgtacatagtatatttttttcccaATCGATAGGTAGTAGTGGTTTGCTACCTTTTATTATGAGGATAATTTTTAAGTACCTAAATTGTGTATACAGGAAAAATGTTACGagccaaataaatatattaaatacttgTAGGCATTGTGGTATGCACACCATGCTGAATTACTCATCATTCTGTTACTCATATTTTTAACGTCAGAATCTAACACACACGCGTGcatttgtttaatgtttatgtaaacCCAAAAATATCAGTGTTCGTGGCGAATTCGTAGAGTATCGTAGAATAGTAGAGCACAGTACAAGTAGTAATTAAAGTTTGATTAAAATTCAAGATCCTTTTCAGCTTTGTGTTTTTTGGTACAGATAcctaacattatatttttgactttaACACAATATAAGCAACGTTCGACCACAGTTATCTACAGATAACAGTCCATGATAAGAGACTTAACAGTGATAAATATCCGCCATTTTGTAAGAGACAATTACGACTGATACATTCTTTGTTGAACATCAGAGagaagtaagtatataatacatTGTTGATCGTTTTAGTTGAACGAAGTGGAGCAAGATGGGTCTTTGCTTATCGTTCGACTGCGGGGACTGTGATGTGTGCTGCAATCCTTGCTGCTTGGCGCTGAGCGCGTGCTGTCTGGTGCCGTGTCTGTGTCCGAACGCGTGTGGACAGCAACAGCAGCCGCCTCCTCAGACAGTCACCGTGGTTCACCACCCGCCTGTTATCGTAGAGCAACAGCCACCACCGCCTGGCTACCCTTACCCGCCGCCCCACGGATACCCTCCACCAGGCGGATACCCACCACCGCCCGGAGCCTACCCACCCCCTCCTGACGGCGGATATCCCGGTTACCCACAACCAATGTACAGATGAAAAGGATTTTAGTTAAGGTAAGAAGTGTGGACGACCTAACATTTGTAGTTGCTTTGTAATTAGTAGTTCATTATTTACTGTTGCTTTTAACCCTTAGAATGTAAGGAGGTAGTCGTCGAAAGGTAAGGAAACATTGGTGGGATGACTTGGACATTTACGTAGAGTCGAGTGACAGTTAGTGATTGTGGAGTTTCCCTAGCACTGGGGCATTTAAATTCAGTAGGAAAAACATGTGAATAAAATAGTGTCATTGAAACAAtagttgataaaaaataatattaccgaTGTATGGCTTATCCAAGATTTGTCCGCTACATCAATATGACGTAGCGCATTCcacaattttcattattttccaagaaatgttaatgaaaatattgtttgtttaaatatactgtACCAAAGAACCTTTGTTCaatttgaataaagttttatcaTTATATTGATAAATGCCTTGATGCCATATTAgtgataggtaggtactattgaCATATTATCTGATTTTGTACTGAAGCGATTTGAATATGAATGGATCGACACATTTTGTTCGTCTTTGAGATACTACTGAGTATTTTCTCTATCCTTGACTCTGCATGAGTAGATACAGTCACTTGCATACAAAttctattataatgtaaatgtgTAGAATGTTCTAATGTAAGAGTTATTGTGTTCGtcgtatatacatacatacataataatatctgaatATATCATAGGTGGGTCTCACAAATAAGGTTACTTAGAAGGAGGAAATTATTTGTAACTATAACATTTACATTGAAGTATTTACTATGGGATGTAGTCTTTCTTGaggtttgtaaagatcgtaccaagtgaagttctttggtctatgcctatccctatgggaaaaaggcgtattttacgtatgtatgtatcttcTATCTTCAGTagtttaacatttataaaagcTTATTATTGCCCCACTACTGAAACCTCTCTTGGCATGAGAGGGAGTGGTTATACTTAAACTGTATAAAGTCTGATAAGTTGGCTAATTGCAGGTTGAGTATTGTGCATATTTTATAGAACATATtagagtttttatttaaacttacagcaagaaaatatgaaaattcttCTGATTATAGTATTGTAGAGTGTACTCCCCATCACGCACACCTTTCAGTAGCGCCATAAAAAGGCACAAGCGTGTTAGGAAAACGTTACTAGTCCCATGTTGTATGATCCATTTTATGAAAGTATTTATGCCTACCAGTTGACATAgttactactattattatacGGCACCTCggttattttgtgtaaaaatgttTACTGTTGAGAGTAACACCCAATAACAAAaagttgtatataatatacccatattatgtatatgtaatatttaatatacccTGTTAAGTTAAGTAGTACCTTTTAAAgaacaatatttaacaaactTTAGCAACAAATAAccgcaaaagttcaataatgTTGCTCTAAGTATGGTTGTAACGTTACTTTATTCAATCAAACTTTGCAGTCTTTTTCGAAGTGCATTTACTGAGTTCCTCAATCTTCGTTTTAGTGGAAATTATTTCATCATGCTGATAGTTGATTGTTTCAATATATCAATAAGTAGATATGGTTACTTATCAATCGCTTTATTGGATGGACCATTTAATAACCTGCTTTCGTCAAAATTGGCCGTTGATTGTTTGTGGTTTAGAACGGCGTAAGTTGGTTAATTTATTCTAATTCTAGTTAAAATTGTTAACAAAGTTTTTCAAAACGATTTTTTGAAACAGTGTAccaagtgtttttttttctgacgTTTTCAATGAGTTTAGTTACTCATGTTGTTTATATCACAAATTACAAAGTTTCTGCTGTTGGTTTGTAAGCAAATGTACTTATAAGTAGGTTTGTTTAATCACCTTTGTAATAGAAAACGTGTTTACTTTCCAGTATGGGTTGCTACGTCTCGTGTCGTCCTTGTTGTTGCTGCTGTTGCCCGTGCCTGTGCTGCGACTGCTGCAGCCCGCCGCCCCCGCCGCGGACCACGGTAGTGCATCACCACCACGTCGCTCCTCCAGCGCAACACACGACCATCAATGTACAACCACAACCACCACCACCTTATAGTAGATAGAACTGACATTGTGAGTAACAAAAGTCGCTTCAACTATTTCAAAATGTAACGCAAACAGCAGATTCtccacagtcggtactgtcgagtatcgagagtttgacatttaaaatgtactgccacaATAGTTCTTTTGACcgccgttagaggcgctgactagattttcatatatatttctctggttgtcgatagtcgattgtggtagagaatcaagctacagtAATCCTGAAAGTACGTTTTAAGCGATTTTTCTTACTGAGTATATACTATAGGTACAGGTTCAGAATTGACAGGACTCAATCTTTATCTTATCTTTGTGTTTTTCTGTTTGAACAATGAGGTGTGAAATGATTATTAAGATTATGAAAGGATATCCGTTTCGTTATCTTAATGTATACTAGCAAATAGTTAGTCATCAGTCGAGTGAGTCACTATTACAAAGAGCCAAAGCTACAGTTTCCTGTGttactttctaattaatgtATTGTTATCGTTGACGTAACAAACAATGAAGAAAATTGACTAATTTCAATGTAGGTCAGGCGATTTCTCATTTTCCTGTTGCAATTATAAACACGAGAGGTGTATTACTAGTAACTTGTAATTTAGTTTGCTACAAATATTCTTTAACTTTAGTCTTTTCTAGCTTTTTgttgtataaaacaaacatcCAAAAGATATTAAGTTGAGAATATTTGTCGGCTGTGACATTGTCCTTGTCCATTATTTCCCGACTTCATTCTaccaaagaacaaaataaaaaatgtattacaccGACCTTGatcaaagaaaaacatttgaaatcaAGGTAAACTGACTGGTTTGTACTTATAACAATATTGTAGTTTGCCtacataagaaaaataaatgcacAATGGTATTGTAAgttgaaagaaagaaaacatcgaACCGACTAGTTCTTTTTGTTGATGTTGTTGTATAAGAATTAAGTTTGCAAATGATGTGTTACATAATGTGTATGTACAGCAtgtatatacaatttatttactactaaagtattgtattttatactaaatGAAAGCAGAGCAGCACAATATAATGTAGtgataattaattgtaaatgttttgtcgagtaaatatattatgtacactttttaaataatttatcgtaCTTTTATTAAtgtctttataattataatttattgtaaataaataaaattcaaagtttTGTATTTGACTCAAGTTTTTTTTCATCAAACCTACGTAGTCTTTATAAGACTAcactctttaaaaataataattcgatAAGGATAGCAAAGCCTACATAATATCACAAATATTCTTTATCATGTGTTacctatttttgttattttatcgcATCGTAATCTTTTACCATACATTTATTTCGTATGATTTACCGATGGTCACGTGTAACATACGGCGGCacgtgtataaaatatattttgataacattcCTTCATATCCTGGACTGTAGGTATGCTTTAGGTAGATACCAAGATACCAAGCATCCGTTGATGAGTTGACTAGTAGTAGTATCTAATTTTCAATCAGCCCGGTATACAAACAGtgaactgtacctcgattctgcaccactatcgactaccgacgaccggctagctatcgaaattttgacctttagaatgtactgccaaaatatttcctacgacacccgtcagaggcgctgatcagattttcatacaaaatttctcgatgacagttcggttgtcggtagtcgatagtaatagagaatcgaggtactgtaacGCGATTCTGAACAGTTGGTAATGTCGagtatcgacattttgacatttagaatgtactgccaaaatatttcctacgacacccgtcagaggcgctgaacagatatTCATTCAAAAATTCTCGATGTCaggtcggttgtcagtagtcgatagatgtacagaatcgagctactgtggCGACCATTCGTGAAGAAAACGAAATGCATGCTTTGTGCTTTGTCTGAACATCTCGTTTGACTACCTCATATTGAAGCTGAAACAGTGtgcttttatttacaaatcacaATAGAACTTTTATATTCGTTGGTATCCTAAATTGATGGGTTGCAAtgaatgatttataaaaaaaatcgttatagtttaatatttgTGGCCGTAGTTTGAATTTGTCTGTGTCTACATttgatgttaataaaattaagatataCATTCATACTACGTAATAAAAGATACACAATGCATTATGCATTgcgtatgtaataaaatattttccacgccaatttcaaattaacattatgtaaaatttacatatttttaaacattttttgtcgTTGATTAAGAGAAGACATTTTATCTGATTGAATAGcattattattgtgattttaagtCTTAATTCTggttatatattaaaatgtataatagtaataattattgtattataactGAACatgttttgtagatttttttatatcaggttttcgtatattttataagaatgtctattactattatttaattgtgtatATTGTACACAATTGcatatagatatatttatatacaattcACGTGTACATTCTCGCACTGAAGAGATACAGggcgttatattttattgttaaattacattaaggtgtgttaatatatattatttatctttttattaatattataaaatgtcttGTTATAATGTGTTGATAACTTTTATTGTCATCGTTATAATTCGGCTTACTACTTTCTTATTATTACGATATCTTTCCCCTTATTGATACGAGAACTATTGGCTTATTAATTGTTAAAGTAGAGTAAGCAAGTATGACGTACTTGTTCAGTTATTTAACTGGGAATCACTGCATTGTTTTAAGTACGTAGTGATTAATATAATTTCCCttattatgtcaatattttattgaaaacgtgACCAATATTGTTAATCTTATCAGCTGAAAATTTACGCGgctatttgtaaatattgtacatCAAGTTGTGGTGCACATTTTGAAGTTTAATGAcggatttttattaatttttctacTATACCTTTGCTtgattattttctattcattcttttaaaaaagacaactcccccactaaaaattgctcttgtgctgcggaaactttaataaacaaacaacggacgcaaagcacaaccagacccgaaacaattattatggatttaacaaattttaatgttatgttatttaactGGGAATCACTATTGCAGTGCTTTAAGTACATAATGATTCATATAAATTTCCCTtactatattttacttaaaacgtGACCGTGAATACTTCTCGTATCTTATCAGCTGAAAATTTATGCGgctatttgtaaataaatattgcacattcatacatttttggtCTATCCTATTTACCAAAATGTTGAAGTTGAACCGtagtttttcttaatttttttcataccgttactgaattattttgtaattcaaattgtattttttgcgTACATCGTTCTAAggtcttattattattgtttgtctTATATAATATGACTCACAGCACTCACTGAAAGTTTTGTATGAGTGcgaataaattatctttatcaGTTTTTATCGATAATTCCAATACTTAAACAAACATAGGGCCGGGATATTTTATCAGTTTCTTGCCGCAATTCAGCACTAGAACATATTAGATATCTTTAGACTAATATAGTTCCACTTCCAAGTAATTTACATTAGAAATTTCTCCATTTAACTAGGTAAGTTTAACtaaatttcatgtttatttatgtttttgacaGGAACATCTGTCAACATTGTTCTTTAAACCAAACAGTCTATAGTACGATTCTCTACCGTCGGttctatcaagtatcgagattttgacgtttaaaatatactgaaaaatagTTCTCatgacgtccgctagaggcgttgattgGATTTTTATACAGAATTTCGATGGTCGATAGTGATTAACAATCGTGTTATAGTTGACAGACAAAATGCTAATAAACGTcgtaaacattattaaaaaaaatatttataaatatttattattttgttttcagtacAATGGGAATGGGTGGGTCTTGTTTGCTTTTCCCTTGCTGTGGTCCGCCTCCGCCTCCTCATCATGGGCCTCCGAGACATTTTGGACCACCACACCATGGTCCTCCACATCATGGCCCTCCACACCATGGCCCTCCACATCATGGACCTCACGGACATCACGGACATAATGGACATCACGGACATCACGGACATCATGGACATCACGGACATCATGGACATCATGGGCATCACGGACATCATTGAAATCACGAATATAACGTCGAATTTAACAGAATTTTCAAAGGAATCTCTTTGTGTTTAACTTCGTGACTTTTTTTATTGAGAGGAACTTACAGTTCGAGAGATTGATCAGTCGACTTTATTAGtgactagctgatccgcgcaacttcgcttgcgtcacataagagagaatgggtcatcattttccccgttttttgtaacattttttactggtactttgctcctgttggtcgtagcgttgttatatagcctaaagccttcctcaatagataggctatccaacagtaaaatattttttcaattcgcaccagtagttcctgagaatagtttgttcaaacaaacaaactcttccgctttataatattagtatagattggatATAAGCAAGATTACAAATAATACTTTCGATAATTTATATAACATCGTGTTTATACATCTCTACTATATcctattactttaataaaaacaagtaaaaatctAACAAGTGTGCTTCATTTTGTCGAATAACAACAAGTTTCTATAGCAAACCTTTTTTTTTCTGAATCCGAATAAACCATTGCTAGATGAGAGAGCCTTGACTTTTCAAaacataggtatatattattataattaatttggcCTGAGATAATGTGCGTTAGTATTTAAAAACTTGTCGCTACCGTCTCTAAAATAAACCTAGCACTTCTCAATGACACTCGAATTCTTAATTCTTATTAACCTCTCTAGCTAACCCTGCAAGCTCAACCTAAGTACAgtatcaaatacaaataaagaaagatTATTTTACGGAAATAGGGTCTAACCCACGAGCTAATTACGGCTGATGACTCTTTTCGCATACAGTTTTGAGCGAAAAATTGATCATCTCAATATAAATAACGTATTGTGCCGCCACaatttgtgtattattattaacccTTAACGATGTATATTGGCATATACATTAGTAACTATCACTTAAGCCACGGTACAAGCGACGTTTCGACTGGTTGTATAGGTGGCTTCACGGGGTAAATTCCACGTTTGTGGACAAGGTCTTAACATTAACCTGAATTTTCGCGAATTCGCAAAACTGCTAAATTGTTATTTCTGCTACATCATATTTTAGCTAAACATTTCTAAGTAATCTGTTAGTGGTCGTTGTAAAGATCTTGATATGATTCACCAAGTGTTGCATGCAACGGTCATAATATCGGCCAGTATCGGTtcctatcaatatttatattgtgtatgatttattatacctaaacaGAGTTTCGGGAAAACTTATCAGTTCCTAGTTGAAGCGGAAACGTATTGAGCGTATTTTAGGCAGCTTTTGATCTCGCGTCCGAGTTTTGATTGGTGAGTTACATTCAAGTATTAATGTGAGAGTTTCTAAATTCTAgagtattttaatgtaatatccTATGTATAAAtggaaataaagtttattattattaaaagcttaTTTAATACCTAATTGCTAGCTACATTGATAGCTTTTCTATTTTGAGTTACAGCCACTGATATCGTTAAGCTACGTTAGTTGTGAGTGAATGTATtataaccactaaccatatgataagaagaagacaaaATCGGGACCTTGGtttcatgttaattttatatgtctTTTGATTCTGGCTATTACCGAGTTTAGGTAACTACAACATAGCTCTTAAACTACTGTTAAGAGTGgctagcataataatataatataggtataactAACAATGAAAAAGTGAGATTCGATCCCACAAATTCTCggtagtaggtataattaatatgtaggtataattaaatacaaatgtttgttttagcATCATGGGTCTTTGTTTCTCTTGCTGTGGTCCTTCTCCACCTGGTGGACCCGGGGGTCCTGGAGGTCCTGGAGGCCCTGGTGGTCCCGGTGGACCTCACGGACCACCGCACCACGGCCCCGGCGGCCCGGGAGGACCTCATGGACATGGTCCCAGGCGATAAAGTGGAATATAAGATAAAAGTGAATGTTGATTGTTTTTTGGTAAAATGGTGTTCTGCATAATGTTAAACGGATTTcgaatgttataaaataagttacaataatagcttgtaaaaaatataatggaaAACTCTGACGTACTAATCATGTATTACAATTTAACAGACtcgctatattattataaaagttgtaAAGATACTTTGGTTTGTGGTATAAGGGTGGAAGGCCTacgtgtttattattatacaaaacttaaattaaaatatacctttgttttttattattgttattttaaattctaacgCCTGAAAGATGTTTGACGCACGATGTTCATCGTGATGGTTTCTGTGCTATTGTAtaacagtaccgcgattctctaccactatcgacaagtgacaaccggctagctgccGAAGAATATGTCTGATAATAATTGGTTTAGCACCTTTAGcagacgtcgtagaaactatttttcagtacatttttaatgacaaactctcgatactcgaaaatACCGCCGATACAAAATTGCGCTAAAGGCTTTTGTATgcaaatgtaatgtaaattgaATAGCGAGCTTCGCTTACGCTTCCATGggaataaaacaaatgttatttatttctgcaTAGGGAAAGGGTATTTCTGTTAGGGATTAAAAAGcctattaaaactatttacttcTAGACCGATGTACTACTGCGAAATTGTAATacttaatcataaaattttaaaataagtttgcaGTGTTTcctttttttgttacataagtTGGGCACACCTCTACCCGACCTTCAAAGGATTAGGAGcaggaaatattaaaaaaatcctcaaGGCTAAACTACTcacatactaatataatattaattatctacATCCGAAATTTATCAGTGACTCATGCGTAGCGGCAAACTAGATACCGAGAAATTGATATGAATACGATTTTTTAGGGAAAATGTAAAGGTCTTTCAACTGCATGGTAAATTCTGAGCAATATGTCATCCGGTCGGGATAACGGATGAAAATTATAAACCCactatatttttgataaaagaaCTTACCTGACACGATTCGGCTTGGTATTTTTAAGTCTAATTGTTGTTattagagccctgcctcaccAGGAGtgcctagtgaggcagggctcttaaaCAAAGCGTGTCTTTTAGTGCTTTGCGCTCAAAGGTGCATTCTTTTCGAGTTTTGCTTTTCTTCagatttatatttactttaaccACGCTCACTTAGTATTAAACCAGGAGATTAAAAACAAGGTGGCAATAAAACGCCTTTTCCCTTACACAGGTATAAACATTGGTTATTCTTTAAATTGCCAGTTTGGTGGTTCTTGGATGATTAGGAAACATTGCTGTTATTGTTTCCAAATGCGTTCAAACAGTGAGACCGGtcgctcgattctctactaaaatctgatcagcgcctctgacgggtgtcgtagaaaatatttatcgcGCTACGGTTctctatattatacatacaatcAAGCGTatagtaaaatacataaatacgtgTTTATATTAGCtttcttgaaattttgacaaaaatgtgAAAAACGCCTTATAAGTATCTATAGGTGATTCATTTTGTTGGTcaacattttatcaatatttatcttATCGCCGAAACTAGCACCAATAGCGTCGGTAAGGTTGGCTTCATAATACGAAGTTTGGTAAAATATCAAACACTTGTGATTTCGTTCTGACGGATAACTTCACGGTTACACCAATTGTTTATTAAGGTAAGCCATGTCTTATTTCTAACAACTTATTTTTAcctatagttattataatatattaatacgtTACGTAGGCAGTGATTCTAAGAGGACCAGTGACGTCGAAGTTTGATGTTATTTTCTATGTGATACAAAATTTGATTAGTCTCCCTTCCGTCCTCTTCTTGCCGCACTTTATAAGTCAGATCTATAAGTAAGATTTAAAACATTGCCCTTTTAGCGAATACCTAAgtattttcaagtaaattgCTAGTAGCTAGTAGTAACCACGTGACCGATATTAATTGTTATCGACGGATTTGATTTGTAgtgatttgtttaaaaatacacattgcACAACGTGGTGATGCAAGTAGATCATACATATTTaccagttttaattaatttaattattagaaatattcCGAATTTTGATTCAACTTCTTTCCTTACACAAAAcgaaaatagaaattaatacataaataaaccgaCATTTTTACccaagaaacaattttttactttatttttagctattatttaattttgtactatATGTGTTACAGATGGGTGCCTGCTGTAGTTGTTTTGGTTGCTGCGACTCGCCTGATGAAGTCCAAGTCGTGGATAATCCTGGTGGTGGCTTCGGACGTGGTGACTCCGTCCACGTCGTGGACCACGTAGAAATGGGCCACGGACCCATGGGCAGATGATCTTACAATAATGTTCAAAAAGTATCCGACATATGTGAGACAAATACAGAAATGCtattaaaaaattatgaagTAGACACTGTTGTTGAGTTCCTTCGATGAAAAGGAACTACTATTACCTAAGTGCTACGTTACGAGTACATGGGGTGCTACAGACGATACTAGCCCATAACGATGTCGAGTTAGTAGACATTTCAAAACGTCAAGTATCACGCATATTTCACATCAAAAAGGCTTTAGATGTTTCCTTTACGTAATTGTAGCACTAAAAACTTCAAATATGTGAATTTTTTATCGCTATCTTGTCAGTGTTTTCCTCGAACAAGGATAATCTTGCAAACCACAGTGATTCCGTGGTTTGACAagataacatttatttgaaaataatacgtGTCGCTTTTggttgttttcatttttaaatgaccATTTAAGGTGTACAtgtaaaaatacatacctaccttAAAGTAAGACTATACACACGCCTTTCCATTTTTCTTGCAATGGGGAAATGGATCCATATTATAATTTGAGGCCAGAGTTTACGGATACTTTTTGAGaatactttgtttttgtttattgtatagtgttaatttattatgtttttgtctcAATTCCAACATTCAAGATATTCAGGTGCGCACTGAATTCTATCTTTAAGTAAATgtgtttacataaaataa
This DNA window, taken from Anticarsia gemmatalis isolate Benzon Research Colony breed Stoneville strain chromosome 11, ilAntGemm2 primary, whole genome shotgun sequence, encodes the following:
- the LOC142976527 gene encoding uncharacterized protein LOC142976527 — protein: MGLCLSFDCGDCDVCCNPCCLALSACCLVPCLCPNACGQQQQPPPQTVTVVHHPPVIVEQQPPPPGYPYPPPHGYPPPGGYPPPPGAYPPPPDGGYPGYPQPMYR